The following proteins are co-located in the Mycolicibacterium goodii genome:
- a CDS encoding YbaB/EbfC family DNA-binding protein, protein MTGHMGWDDEDDEWSHDNVVSLPATDVDHVGRDDDVLSISFTVTNPAGTISATSAIGGVTREVELSPSVCSMTESQLADEILQIASLAAQKAQAAQYAVVKELMCLMGHSSTAVDGLLQHTLGLPTPAMVHERTAEVFSASYSGNEE, encoded by the coding sequence ATGACGGGACATATGGGTTGGGATGATGAGGATGATGAGTGGTCTCACGATAACGTCGTAAGCCTCCCGGCTACCGATGTCGATCACGTTGGGAGGGACGATGATGTGCTCTCCATCTCCTTCACCGTGACCAACCCTGCGGGAACCATTTCGGCAACATCAGCGATCGGTGGCGTGACCCGCGAGGTCGAACTGTCGCCAAGTGTGTGTTCGATGACGGAATCCCAACTAGCCGATGAGATTCTCCAAATCGCGTCTCTAGCCGCACAGAAAGCCCAAGCGGCCCAGTATGCGGTCGTGAAGGAACTGATGTGCCTCATGGGGCACAGCAGCACCGCGGTTGACGGACTGCTCCAACACACACTCGGGCTGCCGACGCCAGCCATGGTTCACGAGAGGACGGCGGAGGTATTTTCGGCGAGCTACTCCGGGAACGAGGAATGA
- a CDS encoding ESX-1 secretion-associated protein, with amino-acid sequence MSDQAKNLRVLTDHIDALAAKQASVAGTLKIAGETVNDLSSRVESTHGIVCLASNMAVTALESARDDTRDKLWRLSHDLNERLKTASTNYNNTDWLAGKDLGDACRT; translated from the coding sequence ATGTCTGACCAAGCTAAGAATCTGAGGGTGCTGACTGATCACATCGATGCCCTTGCCGCCAAACAAGCCTCTGTCGCCGGTACTCTCAAGATCGCAGGTGAGACGGTGAATGATTTGTCGAGCAGGGTAGAGAGCACACACGGCATCGTTTGTTTAGCCAGCAACATGGCTGTCACAGCACTTGAATCTGCGCGGGATGACACGCGTGACAAGCTTTGGCGACTCTCACATGATCTGAACGAACGTCTGAAAACGGCGTCCACGAACTACAACAACACCGACTGGCTCGCAGGGAAGGACCTCGGCGACGCCTGCCGCACATAG
- a CDS encoding EspA/EspE family type VII secretion system effector, translated as MSLLGRALELLGKYGDVVGFDRSKGLGLLDKLPNLGVLSLASSPIIAGAQLVINGMKLTTGSGEPEDGEAFKKSGQLYEEAGHELIQADVNSTAWDGTAAETYKSKNDEHRHQVLEVAVAEQNMQRLLSALAARVTATRNTLDDRVKFLSDYDAATSWMNSVAGGAAVKAISDIAVAAEQTTEARIAMARLVAESVSTSFDIRNQIDTYQKAAELEFVDSDDSFPCGEPFGDERTRGTLPRRTEADTPYTVPDTDEPPVEYPPATPYGVPR; from the coding sequence ATGAGTTTGCTGGGCAGAGCGCTGGAGTTACTGGGGAAGTACGGTGACGTCGTCGGCTTTGACCGGTCAAAGGGGCTCGGCCTACTGGACAAGTTGCCCAATCTCGGCGTGCTTTCCTTAGCAAGCTCGCCAATTATCGCGGGCGCCCAGTTAGTCATCAACGGCATGAAGCTGACCACCGGCTCCGGTGAGCCCGAAGACGGCGAGGCCTTCAAGAAGTCCGGTCAGTTGTACGAAGAAGCCGGGCACGAACTGATTCAAGCCGACGTAAACAGTACAGCGTGGGACGGCACCGCAGCGGAAACGTACAAGAGCAAGAACGACGAACATCGACACCAGGTGTTGGAAGTGGCGGTCGCCGAGCAGAACATGCAAAGACTCCTCAGCGCGCTGGCTGCCAGGGTTACAGCCACTCGTAACACCCTTGATGACCGAGTGAAGTTCCTTTCAGACTACGACGCCGCGACATCTTGGATGAACTCAGTGGCAGGTGGCGCGGCTGTGAAGGCAATCAGCGACATTGCGGTCGCGGCCGAGCAGACGACGGAAGCACGCATTGCTATGGCAAGGCTTGTCGCCGAATCCGTCTCGACTTCTTTCGATATACGTAATCAAATCGACACTTACCAAAAAGCGGCGGAACTAGAGTTCGTTGACAGCGACGACAGTTTCCCCTGCGGCGAACCGTTCGGAGATGAGCGCACTCGCGGCACACTTCCGCGCCGAACCGAAGCGGACACGCCGTACACGGTTCCCGACACCGACGAGCCACCGGTCGAATATCCGCCCGCCACACCATACGGAGTGCCGCGCTGA
- a CDS encoding NAD(P)H-binding protein yields MSQHRNATVATTGVTGALGSRIAAALAERQIPQLLVARNPTAVSELAGAQRRGPAEYADAAAMRQALDGASTLILISGHPTGRRLEEHATAVEAGIAVGVERVLYVSLLGAGPVATYRNARDHWLTEQYIAGTGLRHTIFRAGFYGATPAALADENLVISGPGGSGEAAFVTHNDIAAVVATVAADPGTDNDGAILEVTGPELLTLERAVAKIADATGRPYRYHPETLEEAFSRRWQLGMSGNQIEAWISWYQAIARGDVSALTDVVERVTGNPATGIEHSDWWPEPNTSY; encoded by the coding sequence ATGAGCCAGCACAGGAATGCAACAGTCGCCACCACTGGCGTCACCGGGGCGTTGGGCAGTCGAATAGCCGCCGCACTTGCCGAACGTCAGATTCCTCAGCTCCTGGTGGCGCGCAACCCCACTGCCGTGTCCGAACTTGCCGGCGCACAACGCCGAGGACCGGCCGAGTACGCCGATGCCGCGGCCATGCGCCAGGCGCTGGACGGCGCGTCGACATTGATCCTGATCTCCGGGCATCCGACCGGCAGGCGCCTCGAAGAACACGCCACCGCAGTGGAGGCGGGCATCGCCGTCGGCGTCGAACGTGTCCTCTACGTGTCACTGCTGGGGGCCGGTCCCGTCGCGACCTACCGCAATGCCCGTGACCACTGGCTCACCGAGCAGTACATCGCCGGAACGGGATTGCGCCACACGATCTTCCGGGCCGGGTTCTACGGCGCGACGCCCGCGGCGCTGGCCGACGAGAATCTGGTGATCAGCGGGCCGGGTGGCAGCGGGGAGGCCGCATTCGTCACACACAACGACATCGCCGCGGTCGTCGCCACAGTCGCGGCCGATCCGGGCACCGACAACGACGGTGCGATCCTCGAGGTCACCGGACCGGAACTGCTCACCCTTGAGCGGGCCGTCGCCAAGATCGCCGATGCGACGGGACGTCCCTACCGCTACCACCCCGAGACGCTGGAAGAGGCATTCAGCCGTCGCTGGCAGCTGGGCATGAGCGGAAACCAGATCGAAGCCTGGATCTCCTGGTACCAGGCCATCGCCCGCGGCGATGTCTCGGCTCTCACCGATGTCGTCGAGCGTGTTACCGGAAACCCGGCCACAGGAATCGAACACTCCGACTGGTGGCCGGAACCGAATACGTCGTACTGA
- a CDS encoding ArsR/SmtB family transcription factor, translating into MESDMSLGAVLAALADPHRRRVVAELAEAGSDVERTCSSFALPVAKSTATHHFRILSESGLIQLTDYGNRKGVLLRREEVDRRFPGLLALLAAEQR; encoded by the coding sequence GTGGAATCCGATATGTCGTTGGGTGCTGTGCTCGCTGCGCTGGCTGACCCGCATCGCAGGCGCGTTGTCGCCGAGCTGGCCGAGGCCGGTAGCGATGTCGAGCGCACCTGCTCGTCGTTCGCCCTTCCGGTCGCCAAGTCGACTGCGACACACCACTTTCGGATACTCAGTGAGAGTGGATTGATCCAGCTGACCGATTACGGCAACCGAAAAGGGGTCTTACTTAGGCGTGAAGAGGTCGATCGGCGGTTTCCGGGGCTCCTGGCCCTGCTGGCCGCAGAACAGAGGTAA
- a CDS encoding VOC family protein produces the protein MSETVDDLAFDNVAVAVTDMDQSIAWYKRVFGFEVAYRTYSTAVQADFVLLEIRGLRIELLSKPAIERSPEITPESLLSVSGLKAIVFRTRDLEAVTARFERLDLTFVWKLRSISADGLRATMIRDPDGNLINVLSYPDTR, from the coding sequence TTGTCAGAAACTGTTGATGATCTCGCGTTTGACAATGTTGCAGTCGCCGTGACCGATATGGATCAGTCCATCGCCTGGTACAAGCGCGTATTCGGGTTCGAGGTGGCGTATCGCACATACTCCACAGCCGTACAGGCAGACTTCGTTCTGCTCGAAATCAGAGGACTTCGCATCGAACTGCTGTCGAAGCCGGCGATCGAGCGGTCACCGGAGATCACGCCGGAGTCGCTGCTGTCGGTGAGCGGTCTGAAAGCCATCGTTTTCCGCACGCGTGACCTTGAGGCGGTAACAGCTCGGTTCGAGCGGCTCGACCTGACGTTTGTGTGGAAGTTGCGGTCCATCTCCGCAGACGGCCTGCGCGCGACGATGATTCGCGATCCTGACGGCAACCTCATCAACGTCCTCAGCTATCCGGATACGCGCTGA